Proteins encoded within one genomic window of Armatimonadota bacterium:
- a CDS encoding DUF4870 domain-containing protein encodes MTLTPGSDQDRLLAGLGYPIWPVAIVVLLTDLKRSAFLRYHAVQSVGLGLSYVVVAIALAIVTSVPGLWWLGMLTWWIGLVWLILALVYGYRAYQGQTFTIPVVSDLVARYQQT; translated from the coding sequence ATGACCCTGACCCCCGGGAGCGACCAGGACCGCCTGCTGGCGGGGCTCGGCTACCCGATCTGGCCCGTCGCCATCGTCGTACTCCTCACCGACCTGAAGCGCAGCGCCTTCCTGCGCTACCACGCCGTCCAGTCGGTGGGGCTCGGCCTCAGCTACGTGGTGGTCGCCATCGCGCTGGCCATCGTCACGAGTGTGCCCGGGTTGTGGTGGCTGGGGATGCTCACCTGGTGGATCGGCCTGGTCTGGCTGATCCTGGCGCTGGTCTACGGCTACCGGGCCTACCAGGGCCAGACCTTCACCATCCCCGTCGTCAGCGACCTGGTGGCCCGCTACCAGCAGACCTGA
- a CDS encoding adenosylcobalamin-dependent ribonucleoside-diphosphate reductase, with protein MTALDPTAAAPSPAAASAALSATAPTTPEPGTAALTAAPGAGEPAARATDLPPETLAYFQGDELRARVFYDKYALRDREGRVLERTPPEMWRRIARELAGVEAPARRAEWEEKFTWLLEDFRFIPGGRIMHAAGNPKRVTSSNCYVIPIQEDSIEAIFEWMKEAARTYSFGGGVGGDISCLRPRGAPVNNAARSSTGSVSFMELMSLTTGTIGQSGRRGALMITIADHHPDVLDFVRVKRNLDKVRYANISVRVSDAFMRAVEQDAPWELVFENEKVRVRRTIRARHLWEELIRGARDYAEPGVIFWDTVKRWSTSEYNGMEVITTNPCSEIPLEPYGNCNLGNVNLARFVAHAFTPEARVDWQALERALRYATRFLDNILDYNADRHPLSQQREASLRSRRIGVGFTGLGDMLIMLGLKYDTDEAVAFVDRLFERIKVIVYDESVNLAREKGPFPAYDPVRHFQSPFIQALPQPLLDRIQAHGLRNVALLTVPPVGSGAALAGVTSGIEPIFDLAYIRRSESLSQETFKVYHPLVREYMARVGLRDETALPPSFVTAHQIKPEMRVKMQAAIQKHIDHAISSTVNLPHDTPVEEVERIYFLAWKLGCKGITVYREGSREGILLTTQQARAAGVVPSPEAARPAPVVVTVPAAPSPASPASVAAPAPAPTATLATAAGACPGVTPAPRPRPKVTVGRTERVETPRGRIYVVVNEDEIGISEVFVHSFDVEAEAIGRLASLALRAGVDPRQVLEQLWRVQSKEVALDRSVDGTVVRVSTIAQAVALALGRALYGDGFRPDRVFPRAEALPEPAVRTRQERLRFQANRSEEEPAPVGVPASPPATPAVVSEGNGRQQGAGEVGWPLEFVGICPDCGANLIQTNGCATCPSCGYARC; from the coding sequence GTGACCGCATTGGATCCGACCGCCGCTGCTCCGTCTCCCGCTGCTGCCTCTGCCGCGCTGTCCGCCACTGCCCCGACCACCCCAGAGCCGGGTACCGCGGCACTCACCGCGGCGCCGGGCGCGGGGGAGCCGGCGGCCCGGGCCACCGACCTGCCCCCGGAGACCCTGGCCTACTTCCAGGGGGACGAGCTGCGCGCGCGCGTCTTCTATGACAAGTACGCCCTGCGCGACCGGGAGGGGCGGGTGCTGGAGCGCACCCCGCCGGAGATGTGGCGGCGGATCGCCCGCGAGCTGGCCGGCGTGGAGGCGCCGGCGCGACGGGCGGAGTGGGAGGAGAAGTTCACCTGGCTGCTGGAGGACTTCCGCTTCATCCCCGGCGGGCGGATCATGCACGCCGCGGGCAACCCGAAGCGGGTCACGAGCTCGAACTGCTACGTCATCCCCATCCAGGAGGACTCCATCGAGGCCATCTTCGAGTGGATGAAGGAAGCCGCCCGCACCTACTCCTTCGGCGGCGGGGTGGGCGGCGACATCTCCTGCCTGCGGCCCCGGGGGGCGCCCGTGAACAACGCGGCCCGGAGCAGCACGGGGTCGGTCTCCTTCATGGAGCTGATGTCCCTCACCACCGGGACCATCGGCCAGAGCGGGCGCCGGGGGGCGCTGATGATCACCATCGCCGACCACCACCCCGACGTCCTCGACTTCGTCAGGGTCAAGCGCAACCTGGACAAGGTGCGCTACGCCAACATCAGCGTGCGCGTGTCGGACGCCTTCATGCGGGCGGTGGAGCAGGACGCCCCCTGGGAGCTCGTCTTCGAGAACGAGAAGGTGCGCGTGCGCCGGACGATCCGCGCCCGCCACCTGTGGGAGGAGCTGATCCGCGGGGCGCGCGACTACGCCGAACCGGGCGTGATCTTCTGGGACACGGTCAAACGGTGGTCGACCAGCGAGTACAACGGTATGGAGGTGATCACCACCAACCCCTGCTCGGAGATCCCGCTAGAGCCGTACGGGAACTGCAACCTCGGCAACGTGAACCTGGCCCGCTTCGTCGCGCACGCCTTCACCCCGGAGGCGCGGGTGGACTGGCAGGCGCTGGAGCGCGCGCTGCGGTACGCGACGCGGTTCCTCGACAACATCCTCGACTACAACGCCGACCGGCACCCCCTCTCGCAGCAGCGGGAGGCCAGCCTGCGCTCCCGGCGCATCGGTGTGGGCTTCACGGGGCTCGGCGACATGCTCATCATGCTCGGGCTCAAGTACGACACCGACGAGGCCGTGGCGTTCGTGGACCGGCTCTTCGAGCGCATCAAGGTCATCGTCTACGACGAGAGCGTCAACCTGGCGCGCGAGAAGGGGCCGTTCCCGGCCTACGACCCGGTGCGGCACTTCCAGTCGCCGTTCATCCAGGCGCTGCCCCAGCCGCTGCTCGACCGCATCCAGGCGCACGGGTTGCGCAACGTGGCGTTGCTCACCGTGCCGCCGGTCGGCAGCGGGGCGGCGCTGGCCGGGGTGACGAGCGGCATCGAGCCCATCTTCGACCTGGCCTACATCCGGCGCTCGGAGTCGCTCTCCCAGGAGACCTTCAAGGTCTACCATCCGCTGGTGCGGGAGTACATGGCGCGCGTCGGCCTGCGGGACGAGACGGCGCTGCCGCCGTCCTTCGTCACGGCGCACCAGATCAAGCCCGAGATGCGGGTGAAGATGCAGGCGGCCATCCAGAAACACATCGACCACGCCATCAGTAGCACGGTGAACCTGCCGCACGACACGCCGGTGGAGGAGGTCGAGCGCATCTACTTCCTGGCCTGGAAGCTGGGCTGTAAGGGCATCACCGTCTACCGGGAGGGGAGCCGCGAGGGCATCCTGCTCACCACCCAGCAGGCCAGGGCGGCGGGCGTGGTGCCATCGCCCGAGGCGGCCCGGCCGGCGCCCGTGGTCGTCACGGTTCCGGCGGCGCCGTCGCCGGCAAGCCCCGCGTCGGTCGCCGCGCCGGCGCCCGCGCCCACGGCGACCCTGGCGACCGCAGCGGGCGCCTGCCCCGGCGTCACCCCCGCCCCGCGGCCCCGCCCGAAGGTGACCGTCGGCCGCACCGAGCGCGTCGAGACCCCCCGCGGCCGCATCTACGTCGTGGTGAACGAGGACGAGATCGGCATCAGCGAGGTCTTCGTCCACTCCTTCGACGTCGAGGCCGAGGCCATCGGCCGCCTGGCCTCGCTGGCCCTGCGCGCCGGCGTGGACCCCCGTCAGGTCCTGGAGCAGCTCTGGCGGGTCCAGAGCAAAGAGGTGGCCCTCGACCGCAGCGTGGACGGGACGGTGGTGCGCGTCTCCACCATCGCCCAGGCCGTGGCCCTGGCGCTGGGGCGGGCTCTCTACGGGGACGGGTTCCGGCCCGACCGCGTCTTCCCGCGGGCGGAGGCCCTGCCGGAGCCGGCGGTGCGCACCCGCCAGGAGCGGCTCCGCTTCCAGGCGAATCGGTCCGAGGAGGAGCCGGCGCCTGTGGGCGTCCCCGCCTCCCCCCCGGCGACGCCGGCCGTCGTCTCCGAGGGCAACGGGCGTCAGCAGGGCGCCGGTGAGGTCGGCTGGCCGCTCGAGTTCGTTGGCATCTGCCCCGACTGCGGGGCCAACCTGATCCAGACGAACGGGTGTGCTACCTGCCCATCCTGCGGGTACGCCAGGTGCTGA
- the pgeF gene encoding peptidoglycan editing factor PgeF codes for MATAIPLLRAPTLAGVTHAFTTRRGGVSDGPFATLNLGRGAGDDPACVAENRRRVLSALGVDPAGHVEATQVHGTAVVVVTRADAGRAVAGADGLLTADPAVTLAVHAADCVPILLWDPRRGAVGAVHAGWRGTAAGIAGAAVAAMVRAFGTDPRDLRVALGPAIGPDHYEVGPEVVAAFQARPRARAVVRPGQGDRGFLDLWEANRLELIAAGVPPGQIWVSRRCTACHPELWFSYRRDGTTGRQAGLISPRRSPRPAAPAGRRGGAATGGDRPAPIGAHRSRRRAVE; via the coding sequence GTGGCCACCGCGATCCCGCTCCTGCGTGCCCCCACCCTCGCCGGGGTGACCCACGCCTTCACCACCCGGCGGGGCGGGGTGAGCGACGGGCCCTTCGCCACCCTCAACCTGGGCCGCGGCGCTGGCGACGACCCGGCCTGCGTGGCCGAGAACCGCCGCCGTGTCCTGTCGGCCCTCGGGGTGGACCCCGCCGGTCACGTCGAGGCCACCCAGGTGCACGGCACCGCGGTGGTGGTGGTCACCCGCGCCGACGCGGGCAGGGCGGTGGCGGGCGCCGACGGGCTCCTCACCGCGGATCCGGCGGTGACGCTGGCGGTGCACGCCGCCGACTGCGTCCCCATCCTGCTGTGGGACCCGCGGCGCGGGGCCGTCGGCGCGGTGCACGCCGGGTGGCGGGGGACCGCCGCGGGCATCGCCGGCGCGGCCGTGGCGGCCATGGTCCGGGCCTTCGGCACCGACCCACGGGACCTGCGCGTCGCGCTGGGCCCGGCCATCGGACCCGACCACTACGAGGTGGGCCCCGAGGTGGTGGCGGCGTTCCAGGCACGGCCCCGGGCCCGGGCCGTGGTGCGGCCCGGGCAGGGCGACCGGGGCTTCCTCGACCTGTGGGAGGCCAACCGGCTCGAGCTCATCGCCGCCGGCGTGCCGCCCGGGCAGATCTGGGTGAGCCGGCGCTGCACCGCCTGCCACCCCGAGCTGTGGTTCTCCTACCGCCGCGACGGGACGACCGGCCGCCAGGCCGGGTTGATCAGCCCGCGCCGCAGCCCACGCCCGGCCGCGCCCGCCGGGCGGCGCGGTGGGGCGGCGACGGGCGGAGATCGCCCGGCGCCCATCGGCGCCCATAGGAGTCGACGGAGGGCCGTAGAATAG
- a CDS encoding ABC transporter permease subunit: MAVTRALGRLLGPAWTVFLKEMTEALRDRRTVALGLAVPVVLMPAVTLGLPALAVREEARLQAAPVRVAVRGAEHLAPFLQQARAQGALVVVAAPEPLGALQAGRVDAVLEASPVEGAVRVRVLYQGTSVASVVARQKVTEALARYSLEAMQARLAALGLAAETLLPLHVEVEAVGPTVDTVRAALATVLPFFIAVWMVLGGQYAALDLGAGEAERGTLAALLLTPPPRLALVLGKFATVLLLAVCSVALVVGAVLATLRVGGTALGQAATSLPPTVALALLAAGLPLAGFLTAVQLLLSLVARSVREAQLLFTPLYLAVAAAVILAQLLPEWGRRTWVYALPFLNSGYLLRGVVVGTVGGVDVGLAVVSLLLATGLVLAGAAAVYRHERVVWGS, encoded by the coding sequence GTGGCAGTGACGCGGGCGCTCGGCCGACTGCTGGGGCCCGCCTGGACCGTCTTCCTGAAGGAGATGACCGAGGCGCTGCGCGACCGGCGGACGGTGGCCCTCGGACTGGCGGTGCCGGTGGTCCTCATGCCCGCTGTGACGCTGGGCCTGCCCGCCCTCGCCGTGCGCGAGGAGGCTCGCCTCCAGGCGGCGCCCGTGCGCGTGGCGGTGCGGGGCGCGGAGCACCTGGCGCCGTTCCTGCAGCAGGCCCGAGCGCAGGGGGCGCTGGTCGTCGTGGCCGCGCCGGAGCCGCTCGGCGCGCTGCAGGCGGGCCGTGTCGATGCGGTGCTGGAGGCCTCCCCGGTGGAGGGGGCCGTGCGGGTGCGGGTGCTCTACCAGGGGACGAGCGTGGCCTCGGTCGTGGCCCGGCAGAAGGTGACGGAGGCCCTGGCCCGCTACAGCCTGGAGGCGATGCAGGCCCGCCTGGCCGCCCTCGGGCTCGCGGCCGAGACGCTGCTGCCGTTGCACGTCGAGGTGGAGGCGGTGGGCCCCACGGTGGATACGGTCCGGGCGGCGCTGGCCACAGTGCTGCCCTTCTTCATCGCCGTGTGGATGGTGCTCGGGGGGCAGTACGCTGCCCTCGACCTGGGCGCGGGGGAGGCCGAGCGGGGCACACTGGCCGCCCTCCTTCTCACGCCCCCTCCACGGCTGGCGCTGGTCCTGGGGAAGTTCGCCACGGTGCTGCTCCTGGCGGTCTGCTCGGTGGCCCTGGTCGTGGGGGCGGTCCTGGCCACGCTCCGCGTCGGCGGCACGGCGCTCGGGCAGGCCGCCACCTCGCTTCCGCCGACCGTCGCCCTGGCGCTGCTGGCGGCCGGCCTGCCGCTGGCCGGCTTCCTCACCGCCGTCCAGCTCCTCCTCAGCCTGGTGGCGCGGAGCGTGCGCGAGGCCCAGCTCCTCTTCACCCCCCTCTACCTGGCCGTGGCCGCGGCCGTGATCCTGGCGCAGCTCCTGCCGGAGTGGGGCCGCCGGACCTGGGTCTACGCGCTCCCCTTCCTCAACAGCGGCTACCTGCTGCGAGGCGTCGTGGTGGGCACGGTCGGCGGGGTCGACGTGGGGCTGGCCGTGGTCTCCTTGCTCCTGGCCACAGGCCTCGTCCTGGCCGGTGCTGCAGCCGTCTACCGTCATGAGCGGGTCGTCTGGGGCTCATAG
- a CDS encoding site-2 protease family protein, producing the protein MSTELLWRIDEIRGLIDPYLPVRDVWFDGGRPAFAVDHPGDLRLRFEAVRRVLEPLGLLPALRRRRDTTLLLVLPAPAVPPVRYGLHLLLFLATLATTLAAGYLQALPLVEAGYLRDALTGAAAYAVPLMAILLTHEMGHKVAAARRGVQASLPYFIPMIPPVGTMGAVIVTRRPAPDRDSLMDLGASGPIAGFLLCLPVLAYGIRHSYLVPPLGEGYISFPDPLLVRWLTEWLLRPPEGLVVLGHPAFWAGWYGLLVTSLNLLPASMLDGGHAVRAALGPERHRLVSYGGVVLALALGYLPMAVLIWLFLARGHPGPLDDVTPLSPGRVVLGLVLILIFLVSTVPLWSLWWQ; encoded by the coding sequence ATGTCGACGGAGCTCCTCTGGCGGATCGACGAGATCCGCGGGCTGATCGATCCATACCTCCCCGTCCGCGACGTCTGGTTCGACGGCGGTCGGCCCGCCTTCGCCGTGGACCACCCCGGCGACCTGCGCCTGCGCTTCGAGGCGGTCCGTCGGGTCCTCGAGCCGCTGGGTCTTCTGCCGGCCCTGCGGCGTCGGCGGGACACCACGCTGCTCCTGGTGCTGCCGGCGCCGGCCGTCCCGCCGGTGCGCTACGGCCTCCACCTCCTCCTCTTCCTGGCCACGCTGGCCACGACGCTGGCCGCCGGCTACCTCCAGGCCCTCCCCCTGGTCGAGGCCGGATACCTGCGCGACGCGCTCACCGGCGCCGCCGCCTACGCCGTGCCGCTCATGGCGATCCTCCTCACCCACGAGATGGGGCACAAGGTGGCGGCCGCCCGCCGCGGGGTGCAGGCCAGCCTGCCCTACTTCATCCCGATGATCCCGCCGGTGGGCACGATGGGGGCGGTGATCGTCACCCGCCGCCCGGCGCCGGACCGCGACAGTCTCATGGACCTGGGCGCGTCGGGTCCCATCGCCGGCTTCCTGCTGTGTCTGCCCGTCCTGGCCTACGGCATCCGCCACTCCTACCTGGTGCCGCCACTGGGCGAGGGGTACATCAGCTTCCCCGACCCGCTGCTGGTGCGGTGGCTCACGGAATGGCTGCTGCGCCCGCCGGAAGGCCTGGTGGTGCTGGGCCACCCCGCCTTCTGGGCCGGGTGGTACGGGTTGTTGGTGACCAGCCTGAACCTCCTGCCGGCCAGCATGCTGGACGGCGGGCACGCGGTGCGCGCCGCGCTGGGCCCGGAGCGTCACCGCCTGGTGTCGTACGGCGGGGTGGTCCTGGCGCTGGCCCTGGGCTACCTGCCGATGGCCGTGCTGATCTGGCTCTTCCTCGCCCGCGGGCATCCGGGACCGCTCGACGACGTCACCCCGCTCAGCCCGGGGCGGGTGGTGCTGGGGCTTGTGCTCATCCTCATCTTCCTGGTCAGCACGGTACCGCTGTGGAGCCTGTGGTGGCAGTGA
- the phnE gene encoding phosphonate ABC transporter, permease protein PhnE, translated as MAERAVPQRVPPVAVPRPRTRPWTLALLLVGLAVVYAYGWKVTQINLGDLVTKAPLVKPLVRDLVRPDLVTWAPRLQEAAAGFAFFPATPPSVEAPPGGPRLLLSSPVGQPGQRLVVRGEGFAPNRPGELLWEDQSGSRARAAGFRTDGQGQFAVTLTVPDLIGQSHRLIAQVQVGGRVLRPSQTLTLVAARIVETIFLALMGTTIAVVFAVPLSFLAAKNLMRGPLGTVVYGVVRTVLNILRSIEPLIMATVFAVWVGIGPFAGVLALALHSVASLGKLYSEQIESIDPGPIEAITATGASPLQVIRYAVIPQIVPPFIAFTIYRWDINVRMSTVIGMVGGGGVGFLLMQYINLLQWQQAATAVWAITLVVAAMDYLSAAIRERVV; from the coding sequence ATGGCTGAGCGCGCCGTCCCCCAGCGGGTCCCGCCGGTGGCCGTGCCCCGGCCGCGCACCCGTCCGTGGACGCTGGCCCTGCTGCTCGTCGGGCTGGCGGTCGTCTACGCATACGGGTGGAAGGTCACGCAGATCAACCTGGGAGACCTCGTCACCAAGGCGCCCCTGGTGAAGCCGCTGGTGCGCGACCTGGTGCGCCCCGACCTGGTGACCTGGGCGCCGCGCCTGCAGGAGGCCGCCGCCGGCTTCGCCTTCTTCCCCGCCACCCCGCCGTCGGTCGAGGCCCCGCCGGGCGGCCCCCGCCTCCTCCTCTCCAGCCCGGTGGGGCAACCCGGCCAGCGCCTCGTCGTCCGCGGCGAGGGCTTTGCCCCGAACCGGCCGGGGGAGCTGCTCTGGGAGGACCAGTCCGGCTCCCGGGCCCGCGCGGCGGGGTTCCGCACCGACGGCCAGGGGCAGTTCGCCGTCACCCTCACCGTCCCCGACCTCATCGGCCAGTCCCACCGCCTCATCGCCCAGGTCCAGGTGGGCGGGCGGGTGCTGCGCCCCAGCCAGACGCTCACCCTGGTGGCGGCCCGAATCGTCGAGACGATCTTCCTGGCGCTCATGGGGACGACCATCGCCGTGGTCTTCGCCGTCCCGCTAAGCTTCCTGGCCGCGAAGAACCTCATGCGCGGCCCGCTGGGGACCGTGGTCTACGGCGTCGTGCGCACGGTGCTCAACATCCTGCGCTCCATCGAGCCGCTCATCATGGCGACGGTCTTCGCCGTCTGGGTGGGCATCGGGCCGTTCGCCGGGGTGCTGGCGCTGGCGCTCCACTCGGTGGCCTCGCTGGGGAAGCTCTACTCGGAGCAGATCGAGTCCATCGACCCCGGGCCCATCGAGGCGATCACCGCCACGGGGGCCAGCCCGCTCCAGGTGATCCGCTACGCGGTGATCCCGCAGATCGTCCCGCCGTTCATCGCCTTCACCATCTACCGGTGGGACATCAACGTGCGCATGTCCACGGTCATCGGCATGGTGGGGGGTGGCGGCGTGGGCTTCCTCCTCATGCAGTACATCAACCTGCTGCAGTGGCAGCAGGCCGCCACCGCGGTGTGGGCGATCACCCTCGTCGTCGCCGCCATGGACTACCTGAGCGCGGCGATCCGGGAGCGTGTCGTCTGA
- the phnC gene encoding phosphonate ABC transporter ATP-binding protein: MKGAAVRVEHLVKVFPDGTRALDDVSFTVRPGEFLIVIGLSGSGKSTLLRCINRLIEPTSGKVYIDDVDVTALRPDELRRLRRQIGMIFQQFNLVKRSPVLTNVLAGRLGYLPPSQALLNYFPRDEVARALANLERVGIAEKARTRADQLSGGQQQRVGIARALMQEPRLILADEPVASLDPATSHSILKYVEELNRKEGITVICSLHFLSLARRYGTRVIALKQGRLVFEGLPHEIDERRFREIYGEEAVEVEIA, from the coding sequence ATGAAGGGCGCGGCCGTCCGCGTGGAGCACCTGGTCAAGGTCTTCCCGGACGGGACGCGGGCACTCGACGACGTCTCCTTCACGGTGCGGCCGGGGGAGTTCCTCATCGTCATCGGGCTGTCCGGGTCGGGCAAGTCCACCCTGTTGCGCTGCATCAACCGCCTGATCGAACCCACGTCGGGCAAGGTCTACATCGACGACGTGGACGTGACCGCCCTCCGGCCCGACGAGCTGCGGCGCCTGCGCCGCCAGATCGGCATGATCTTCCAGCAGTTCAACCTGGTGAAGCGCTCGCCGGTGCTGACCAACGTGCTGGCCGGGCGGCTGGGCTACCTGCCCCCCTCCCAGGCGCTCCTGAACTACTTCCCCCGCGACGAGGTGGCCCGGGCCCTGGCGAACCTGGAGCGAGTGGGCATCGCCGAGAAGGCCCGCACCCGCGCCGACCAGCTCTCGGGCGGCCAGCAGCAGCGCGTGGGCATCGCCCGCGCCCTGATGCAGGAGCCCCGCCTCATCCTGGCGGACGAACCGGTGGCCAGCCTCGATCCCGCCACCTCGCACTCGATCCTCAAGTACGTGGAGGAGCTCAACCGCAAGGAGGGCATCACCGTCATCTGCAGCCTCCACTTCCTCAGCCTGGCCCGCCGGTACGGGACCCGCGTCATCGCCCTCAAGCAGGGCCGTCTGGTCTTCGAGGGGCTCCCCCACGAGATCGACGAGCGCCGGTTCCGCGAGATCTACGGGGAGGAGGCCGTGGAGGTGGAGATCGCATGA
- the nrdR gene encoding transcriptional regulator NrdR, whose amino-acid sequence MRCPHCQHEESKVLDSRPVEDGAAIRRRRECLACGRRFTTYERVDPIPLMVVKRDGRREPFSRDKVLGGLVKAAGKRPISMEALEGIVQAVERELRNRGEREVRSVEIGEMVMERLRPLDDVAYVRFASEHRRFRDVDTLVEEIETLKARKAREEAGRAQVPLLPLPGSPTDKA is encoded by the coding sequence ATGCGCTGCCCCCACTGCCAGCACGAGGAGAGCAAGGTCCTCGACTCCCGCCCCGTCGAGGACGGTGCGGCCATCCGCCGCCGCCGGGAGTGTCTGGCCTGCGGGCGCCGCTTCACCACCTACGAACGCGTCGACCCCATCCCCCTCATGGTCGTCAAGCGCGACGGACGCCGCGAACCCTTCTCCCGCGACAAGGTGCTGGGGGGCCTGGTCAAGGCGGCGGGCAAGCGCCCCATCTCCATGGAGGCGCTGGAGGGGATCGTCCAGGCGGTGGAGCGGGAGCTGCGCAACCGCGGGGAGCGCGAGGTGCGCAGCGTGGAGATCGGCGAGATGGTCATGGAGCGCCTCCGCCCGCTCGACGACGTGGCCTACGTGCGTTTCGCCAGCGAGCACCGCCGCTTCCGGGACGTGGACACGCTGGTCGAGGAGATCGAGACGCTGAAGGCCCGGAAGGCCCGGGAGGAGGCCGGCCGGGCGCAGGTCCCGCTCCTCCCGCTGCCCGGCAGCCCGACCGACAAGGCCTGA
- a CDS encoding phosphate/phosphite/phosphonate ABC transporter substrate-binding protein encodes MRGLVVLLLAAVVAGPVPAAQAQTRLVMAFVPSLDAERVLASGRTVARMLEVATGYSIEATVPTSYAATIEALCAGRVHIAWFAPASYVLANARCGAEVGLISIRANLPYYGSQILVRSDVPARSIADLRGKRFAFGDPASTSSYIWPAVYIKKKGFDPNTFFSQVIFAGGHDRVVIAIYQGSVDAGATFGDRFGSDARERVMRQFPDVKEKVRILEYVGPPTIGYIPNDTISFRKELPDEVKQRIIRAMFHIAQTPPGREAVNALYQHEGYATYEDLIKKYNVDPRQVPNLDAFFNPIRDAIKLLGLDLNRIVR; translated from the coding sequence GTGAGAGGCCTGGTCGTGCTCCTGCTGGCGGCGGTCGTCGCGGGGCCGGTGCCGGCGGCGCAGGCGCAGACGCGCCTGGTGATGGCGTTCGTCCCGTCGCTGGATGCCGAGCGCGTCCTGGCCAGCGGACGCACCGTGGCCCGCATGCTGGAGGTGGCCACCGGGTACAGCATCGAGGCCACGGTGCCGACCAGCTACGCCGCGACCATCGAGGCGCTGTGCGCCGGGCGCGTGCACATCGCCTGGTTTGCGCCCGCATCGTACGTCTTGGCCAACGCCCGATGCGGCGCGGAGGTGGGGCTGATCAGTATTCGGGCCAACCTGCCCTACTACGGGTCGCAGATCCTGGTGCGCAGCGACGTGCCGGCTCGGAGCATCGCCGACCTGCGCGGCAAGCGGTTCGCCTTCGGCGATCCCGCCTCGACCTCCAGCTACATCTGGCCCGCGGTCTACATCAAGAAGAAGGGCTTCGACCCCAACACCTTCTTCAGTCAGGTGATCTTCGCCGGCGGGCACGACCGGGTGGTCATCGCCATCTACCAGGGGAGCGTGGACGCCGGGGCCACCTTCGGGGACCGCTTTGGCAGCGACGCACGCGAGCGGGTGATGCGGCAGTTTCCCGACGTCAAGGAGAAGGTGCGGATCCTCGAGTACGTGGGCCCGCCGACCATCGGCTACATCCCCAATGACACGATCAGCTTCCGGAAGGAGCTGCCCGACGAGGTCAAGCAGCGGATCATCCGGGCCATGTTCCACATCGCCCAGACCCCGCCCGGGCGGGAGGCGGTTAACGCGCTGTACCAGCACGAGGGCTACGCCACGTACGAGGACCTGATCAAGAAGTACAACGTCGACCCGCGGCAGGTCCCCAACCTGGACGCGTTCTTCAACCCCATCCGGGACGCGATCAAGCTGCTGGGGCTCGACCTCAACCGGATCGTCCGGTAG